A single window of Microscilla marina ATCC 23134 DNA harbors:
- the ubiE gene encoding bifunctional demethylmenaquinone methyltransferase/2-methoxy-6-polyprenyl-1,4-benzoquinol methylase UbiE — translation MNKVEVVPYKEDKNNKKAQVAKMFDNISPKYDFLNHFLSLGIDIYWRKRAIKLLKPHKPSHILDVATGTGDFAIAALKAKPTKVTGVDISAGMLEVGKQKIKKKGLENVISLELGDSEKLAFEDNYFDAVIVSFGVRNFENLEKGLQDIYRVTKPGGKVVILEFSKPTSFPFKQIYSFYFKYILPLIGKIVSKDQAAYTYLPESVHAFPYGKEFVNILNNTGFNHTKCIPLTFGISSIYTGTK, via the coding sequence ATGAACAAGGTTGAAGTAGTTCCTTATAAAGAAGATAAAAATAATAAGAAGGCTCAAGTAGCCAAAATGTTTGACAATATCTCTCCCAAATACGATTTTTTAAACCACTTCCTTAGCTTAGGTATAGATATATACTGGCGTAAACGAGCCATCAAACTTTTAAAACCTCATAAACCCTCTCACATACTTGATGTTGCCACTGGCACAGGTGATTTTGCCATTGCTGCCCTCAAAGCAAAACCTACCAAAGTAACAGGAGTAGACATATCGGCTGGTATGTTGGAAGTAGGCAAACAAAAAATTAAAAAGAAAGGTCTGGAGAATGTGATCAGTCTTGAGTTGGGAGATTCTGAAAAACTGGCGTTTGAAGACAATTATTTTGATGCTGTAATCGTTTCTTTTGGAGTAAGAAACTTCGAAAATCTGGAAAAAGGTCTTCAGGATATCTACCGAGTAACCAAACCTGGTGGCAAAGTAGTTATTCTGGAATTTTCAAAACCTACCAGTTTTCCTTTTAAGCAAATTTACAGTTTCTATTTCAAATACATTTTGCCATTAATTGGAAAGATTGTCTCAAAAGACCAGGCAGCTTATACTTACTTGCCCGAATCTGTACACGCTTTTCCTTATGGTAAAGAGTTCGTGAATATTCTTAATAATACTGGATTTAATCATACAAAATGCATACCTCTAACATTTGGCATAAGCTCAATATACACCGGAACCAAATAG
- a CDS encoding DUF1987 domain-containing protein translates to MKNVVIEETDTTPRVEFDFAKGLFEFKGLSIPEDTQGFYNPIAQTLEQYGQNPTAKKHHLTFTFLYINTSTSAMVSRILKIFESIQAKGHQVNVVWSFESDDEDMKDLGTYFSSFTNLPFKFIPHEEIV, encoded by the coding sequence ATGAAAAACGTTGTTATAGAAGAGACGGATACTACTCCAAGAGTAGAGTTTGATTTTGCAAAAGGGCTTTTTGAGTTCAAGGGTTTATCCATTCCAGAAGATACCCAAGGTTTTTATAACCCAATAGCACAAACACTTGAGCAGTATGGGCAAAACCCAACGGCAAAAAAGCACCATCTCACCTTTACTTTTTTATACATCAACACCAGTACCTCAGCTATGGTCTCTCGTATACTTAAGATATTTGAGTCTATTCAGGCTAAAGGTCACCAGGTAAATGTAGTATGGTCTTTTGAGTCAGACGATGAGGATATGAAAGACCTTGGAACCTACTTTAGTTCTTTTACTAACCTTCCTTTTAAGTTTATTCCTCACGAAGAAATTGTTTGA
- a CDS encoding Nif3-like dinuclear metal center hexameric protein, with product MFTVQQITKHLEDFAPRVYQESYDNSGLIVGDPAMKVTGVLVSLDTVETVVDEAIKRGCNMIVAHHPIVFKGLKKFNGRNYVERTVIKAIKHDIAIYAIHTNLDNVTGGVNFKIAEKLNLEKVQILAPKKQNQMKLTVFVPPSNVNALIDALSKAGAGQIGDYDHCSFRATGMGTFRGNKNTNPTIGVKEQLEEVKEERLEMIFPAYLEGKIVRTLQKHHPYEEVAYYLQLLENTNLAIGAGVVGYLPEALSGEAFLQYLKECMELKCIRHTHLIDTPIQKVALCGGSGSFLLRSAMAQRADVFITADYKYHEFFDAEGKILIADIGHYESEKYTSELLRDYLKPAFEALNIYITENNTNPIHYFY from the coding sequence ATGTTTACTGTACAACAAATCACCAAGCATCTGGAAGACTTTGCTCCAAGGGTATACCAAGAGAGCTATGACAATTCGGGACTGATTGTAGGTGATCCAGCAATGAAAGTAACAGGTGTACTGGTATCGTTAGATACAGTGGAAACTGTGGTAGATGAGGCGATTAAACGGGGGTGTAATATGATTGTAGCACACCATCCTATTGTTTTTAAAGGACTGAAAAAGTTTAATGGGCGCAATTATGTAGAGCGAACGGTGATCAAAGCTATTAAGCACGACATTGCTATTTATGCTATTCATACCAATCTTGATAATGTAACAGGAGGGGTAAACTTTAAAATAGCAGAAAAGTTAAACTTGGAAAAGGTGCAAATTCTTGCTCCTAAAAAACAAAACCAAATGAAACTCACGGTATTTGTGCCACCAAGTAATGTAAATGCTTTGATAGATGCATTGAGTAAGGCTGGGGCAGGGCAAATAGGTGATTATGACCATTGTAGTTTCAGAGCTACTGGTATGGGTACTTTCAGGGGTAATAAAAATACTAATCCCACCATAGGGGTGAAGGAACAACTGGAAGAAGTGAAAGAAGAACGCCTTGAAATGATTTTTCCAGCTTATTTGGAGGGTAAAATAGTGCGTACTTTGCAAAAGCATCACCCTTACGAGGAAGTAGCCTATTACTTACAATTACTCGAAAACACCAATTTAGCAATAGGTGCTGGAGTGGTGGGTTATTTACCCGAAGCTTTGTCTGGCGAAGCATTTCTGCAGTATTTGAAAGAATGTATGGAGTTAAAATGTATCCGTCATACTCACTTAATTGATACACCTATTCAAAAAGTAGCCTTATGTGGAGGTTCAGGTAGCTTTTTGCTGCGCTCAGCCATGGCACAAAGGGCTGATGTTTTTATCACGGCTGACTATAAATACCATGAGTTTTTTGATGCCGAAGGGAAAATTCTGATTGCTGACATAGGGCATTATGAAAGTGAGAAGTACACTAGTGAATTGCTAAGAGATTATTTGAAACCTGCTTTTGAAGCACTTAATATTTATATTACTGAAAATAATACAAACCCAATTCACTATTTTTATTAA
- a CDS encoding zinc ribbon domain-containing protein: protein MERTVSQKLTALLKMQSIDSKMDELKKMRGDLPEEVQDLEDEIAGYETRIDKFNREIKGWEDEISAKKQRKKDADKLILKYKDQQMNVRNNREYDALSKEVESEELEIQLADKKIKEAKTKIESKKGEVDKTKQILDERQKDLAGKKEELDSLLNESQDEETKLLKDREKQSKNIEDRLMRSYNKIRKNAINGLAVVSVKRDACGGCFNVVPPQRQAEIRERKKIIVCEHCGRILADVEEVIVEEKPKKTTRRKKAAK from the coding sequence ATGGAAAGGACAGTATCGCAAAAGTTAACGGCACTTCTCAAAATGCAATCTATCGATTCTAAAATGGACGAGTTAAAGAAAATGCGAGGGGATTTACCAGAAGAAGTACAAGATTTAGAAGACGAGATTGCAGGGTATGAGACCCGTATCGATAAGTTCAATAGAGAAATCAAAGGTTGGGAAGACGAAATATCTGCCAAAAAGCAACGAAAAAAGGACGCTGATAAACTGATTTTGAAGTACAAAGATCAGCAAATGAACGTTCGTAATAACCGTGAGTACGATGCTTTGAGCAAAGAGGTTGAGTCTGAAGAACTTGAAATACAATTGGCAGATAAGAAAATAAAGGAAGCTAAAACCAAAATTGAAAGCAAAAAAGGGGAGGTTGATAAAACCAAACAAATATTGGATGAGCGTCAGAAAGACTTAGCTGGTAAGAAAGAAGAACTTGACAGTTTGTTAAATGAAAGTCAGGACGAAGAAACCAAATTATTAAAAGACCGTGAAAAACAATCTAAAAATATTGAAGATAGATTGATGCGCTCTTATAATAAGATCAGAAAAAACGCGATCAATGGACTTGCCGTAGTATCAGTAAAAAGAGACGCTTGTGGTGGTTGTTTCAATGTGGTTCCCCCACAAAGACAAGCAGAGATCAGAGAGCGTAAGAAAATTATTGTTTGTGAGCACTGTGGTAGAATATTGGCAGATGTAGAGGAAGTAATAGTAGAAGAAAAGCCAAAGAAAACCACGCGCCGTAAAAAAGCTGCGAAGTAA
- a CDS encoding polysaccharide deacetylase family protein, whose amino-acid sequence MKTAKRRLLISMIVGLNLFNATVIYKLWWAELQQVKNTKKKKSTQPTKVKSHLATDTAIRAQVFMPIKGRSYKLSTVAMQKLQDYRIRQRKLAMRYPGLIFFNGDTAKKEVALTFDDGPDGQITLQVLKVLAKYKVKGSFFFVGNYVQKYPQIARQAYKQGHLILNHSHTHQSYINKSKQWIKQDLLAAENAIAQAIGRRPAMFRPPYGDIDSVIIGEVHANKYKGIIWSYDTLDWTGIVKDSIAQGVKSGIRSGEIVLMHSRQGTMPTAQALPDIIMYLQDAGYAIVSLDKMLKVKAYK is encoded by the coding sequence ATGAAAACTGCCAAAAGAAGATTGTTGATTTCTATGATTGTGGGTTTAAATTTATTCAATGCTACAGTGATATATAAGCTATGGTGGGCAGAGCTACAGCAAGTAAAAAATACTAAGAAAAAAAAGTCAACACAACCTACGAAGGTAAAGTCTCATTTAGCTACAGATACTGCCATACGTGCGCAAGTGTTTATGCCTATCAAAGGGCGTTCCTATAAACTAAGTACTGTTGCCATGCAAAAATTACAGGATTATCGGATACGACAACGAAAGTTGGCAATGAGGTACCCTGGACTTATTTTTTTTAATGGCGATACTGCCAAAAAAGAGGTAGCACTTACGTTTGACGATGGTCCTGATGGACAAATAACGCTTCAAGTGTTAAAGGTATTGGCAAAGTATAAGGTAAAAGGCAGTTTCTTTTTTGTAGGTAACTATGTACAAAAGTATCCACAAATTGCTCGACAGGCATACAAACAAGGACACTTGATTTTGAATCATAGCCATACGCATCAATCATATATAAACAAAAGCAAGCAATGGATCAAACAAGATTTATTGGCCGCAGAAAATGCCATAGCTCAAGCCATTGGCAGGCGTCCTGCAATGTTTCGTCCCCCGTATGGCGACATAGATTCGGTAATCATAGGAGAGGTACACGCAAATAAATATAAAGGTATTATTTGGTCGTATGACACCCTCGATTGGACAGGAATAGTAAAAGACTCTATAGCTCAAGGAGTGAAGAGTGGCATACGTTCAGGAGAAATTGTTTTAATGCATAGTCGCCAAGGTACTATGCCTACTGCTCAGGCATTACCCGATATTATAATGTATTTGCAGGATGCAGGGTATGCGATTGTGAGTTTAGATAAAATGCTAAAGGTAAAAGCATATAAATAG